From the genome of bacterium, one region includes:
- a CDS encoding patatin-like phospholipase family protein, producing the protein MSKPKRFGLVLAGGASLALTHIGVFRALEERGMKPVAIAGVSAGAIVGSLIAAGMSHEELLDATAQVRWRRLVSPALRAPGLLRLDKMGKYVEERTGADNIEKLPLPMRIVTTDLATGRPVVHRKGRLGETLAASCSIPGIFSPVKLDGRMHVDGGLNGNLPLGALDDFRSLDFVIASDPVTHCELNPRPDNMYKVLLQTFLISLKATTRIPSECAHPVIRIEPRLAAIDPFNLKELHKMEPAGYEAAEMALEEAGV; encoded by the coding sequence GTGTCGAAACCGAAACGATTCGGATTGGTTCTTGCCGGCGGCGCGAGCCTTGCCCTTACCCACATCGGAGTGTTCCGCGCGCTCGAGGAACGGGGAATGAAACCCGTGGCGATTGCCGGCGTAAGCGCCGGCGCGATCGTGGGCTCGCTTATCGCGGCCGGTATGTCGCATGAGGAACTGCTGGATGCGACCGCGCAGGTGCGCTGGCGCAGGCTTGTATCCCCCGCGTTGCGCGCCCCGGGGCTGCTCCGGCTGGACAAAATGGGCAAATATGTCGAAGAGCGGACGGGCGCAGATAACATAGAAAAACTGCCTTTGCCGATGCGGATCGTGACCACGGATTTGGCCACCGGACGGCCGGTCGTTCATCGAAAGGGGCGGCTTGGCGAAACCCTCGCGGCGAGCTGCAGCATTCCGGGGATTTTTTCGCCCGTGAAGCTTGACGGCCGGATGCACGTGGACGGAGGGCTGAACGGAAACCTGCCGCTGGGCGCGCTCGACGACTTCCGCAGCCTGGATTTCGTGATAGCGAGCGATCCAGTGACGCACTGCGAGCTTAATCCGCGGCCGGACAACATGTACAAGGTGCTGCTCCAAACGTTTCTGATCAGCTTGAAGGCGACCACGCGCATTCCAAGCGAGTGCGCGCATCCCGTGATCAGGATCGAGCCGCGGCTGGCCGCGATCGATCCGTTCAACCTGAAGGAGCTGCACAAAATGGAGCCGGCCGGCTACGAAGCGGCGGAAATGGCGCTGGAGGAGGCGGGGGTTTGA
- a CDS encoding pentapeptide repeat-containing protein — translation MDEKNVALLFTTDIEAFSAAKREFAAGNKSRVRLHRVEAEGRDFTGADLSGCDFSQAVFRRCNFSGANLSGSLFRGARFDWCDLSGSNLTGASLAHIVANGLVAAGADFSDANLFRAAAESGDFSNCSLARADLTGAQMSRAEFAGAKGEAAFFTAADLSGANFSSASLRKSYFRFARLTGCILTSAQMPHSTFTGALLTMTDFTNADISFSDFRTAVFDGTTFRGARMIECDIRETDVEKADFLGAEMLGALLSGFSAEDEKERHEAAREKALAASASGGDGKPVELIPLDIPVV, via the coding sequence ATGGATGAAAAAAACGTCGCATTGTTATTCACGACAGACATTGAGGCCTTTTCGGCCGCAAAACGGGAATTCGCGGCGGGAAACAAGAGCCGCGTCCGGCTGCACCGCGTAGAGGCGGAAGGGCGGGATTTCACCGGGGCTGATTTGTCCGGTTGCGATTTTTCCCAGGCGGTTTTCCGCAGGTGCAATTTCTCCGGAGCGAACCTGTCGGGCTCGCTTTTCCGGGGGGCAAGATTCGATTGGTGCGACCTTTCCGGCTCTAATCTTACGGGCGCGTCGTTGGCGCATATTGTTGCAAACGGCCTTGTTGCGGCCGGCGCGGATTTCTCCGATGCGAACCTGTTTCGCGCGGCTGCCGAATCCGGCGATTTTTCGAATTGCAGTTTGGCGCGCGCCGATTTGACCGGCGCGCAAATGTCCCGGGCCGAATTTGCAGGAGCGAAAGGCGAGGCTGCGTTTTTCACGGCCGCGGATCTTTCCGGCGCGAATTTCTCCTCGGCTTCGCTGCGCAAATCCTATTTCCGGTTTGCCCGGCTGACTGGCTGCATCCTCACATCGGCCCAAATGCCGCATTCCACGTTTACCGGCGCTTTGCTGACCATGACCGACTTTACAAATGCAGACATCTCGTTTTCCGATTTCCGGACGGCGGTTTTCGACGGCACGACGTTCAGAGGCGCCCGTATGATCGAATGCGATATCCGCGAAACCGACGTTGAAAAGGCCGACTTCCTCGGCGCGGAAATGCTCGGCGCGCTTCTTTCGGGCTTTTCGGCGGAGGATGAAAAGGAACGCCACGAAGCCGCGCGCGAAAAAGCGTTGGCGGCTTCCGCAAGCGGCGGGGACGGAAAGCCGGTCGAGTTGATTCCACTGGATATTCCGGTAGTTTGA
- a CDS encoding citryl-CoA lyase, with the protein MGEHHWKTAITEIKPNEVRLRGYRIDELMGRTGFAEAIWLALTGELPSREVGRLIEAIFVSSIDHGATPPSALAAHTVASTGAPINASVAAGVLSINKWHGGAIEDAMRMFYAGVERMDAEGLTFDGAAGAILDSLKAKGERAMGYGHRVHTKDPRTARLFELAKDAKLEGKFLNLALAIAEAIEKRSGKPLPLNVDGAIAAVLCELGIPPELANAFFIISRVPGLVAHAHEEVTRQKPMRVVDPKDHEYDGPSARELP; encoded by the coding sequence ATGGGCGAACACCACTGGAAAACTGCGATTACCGAAATCAAACCGAACGAGGTCCGCCTTCGCGGCTACCGCATAGACGAGCTGATGGGCAGGACCGGATTCGCGGAAGCGATCTGGTTGGCGCTGACGGGCGAGCTGCCGTCACGGGAAGTCGGCAGACTCATCGAAGCGATTTTCGTTTCGAGCATAGACCATGGAGCGACTCCGCCTTCCGCGCTGGCCGCGCACACGGTCGCGAGTACCGGCGCGCCGATAAACGCAAGCGTCGCCGCGGGCGTACTGTCCATCAACAAATGGCACGGCGGAGCTATCGAGGACGCGATGCGGATGTTCTACGCGGGCGTCGAGCGGATGGATGCCGAAGGGCTGACGTTCGACGGCGCGGCGGGCGCGATTCTGGATTCGCTCAAGGCGAAAGGCGAGCGGGCTATGGGATACGGTCACCGCGTGCATACGAAAGATCCGCGCACCGCGCGTCTTTTCGAACTGGCAAAGGATGCGAAGCTTGAAGGAAAATTCCTGAATCTGGCGCTCGCGATCGCCGAAGCGATTGAAAAACGCTCGGGCAAGCCGCTTCCTCTTAACGTGGACGGCGCGATAGCCGCGGTGCTTTGCGAGCTTGGAATCCCGCCGGAGCTTGCGAACGCGTTCTTTATAATCTCCCGCGTGCCGGGGCTTGTCGCGCACGCGCACGAGGAGGTGACGCGCCAGAAACCGATGCGTGTGGTGGATCCGAAGGATCACGAGTACGACGGTCCGTCGGCGCGCGAATTGCCTTAA
- a CDS encoding HD domain-containing protein has protein sequence MMIAKLFPEIEKIGSEDLKKKTIRCVQMAMDEGKWKMEDLMQMPFTLLVLPCPVSFVQHTRAVSATARAIGLALKEQYPNEPRMQPDMDTLLSGAVLHDIGKPLEYARGADGKWTTSECGKALRHPVSGAALAREAGLPYSVQHIIAAHSWEGDKCRHGVEAIIVHHADFINFEPIH, from the coding sequence ATGATGATCGCGAAGCTCTTCCCCGAGATCGAGAAGATCGGCTCGGAGGATTTGAAAAAGAAAACCATCCGCTGCGTCCAGATGGCGATGGACGAGGGCAAGTGGAAGATGGAAGACCTGATGCAGATGCCGTTCACGCTTCTGGTCTTGCCCTGCCCCGTCAGCTTCGTCCAGCACACGCGCGCGGTCAGCGCGACCGCGCGCGCGATCGGACTCGCGCTCAAGGAGCAGTATCCCAACGAGCCGCGGATGCAGCCGGATATGGACACATTGCTTTCGGGCGCGGTGCTGCACGACATCGGCAAACCGCTCGAATACGCGCGCGGCGCGGACGGAAAGTGGACGACGAGCGAATGCGGCAAGGCGCTGCGCCATCCGGTCAGCGGCGCGGCGCTGGCGCGCGAGGCCGGGCTGCCGTATTCGGTGCAGCACATCATCGCCGCGCATTCCTGGGAGGGAGACAAGTGCAGGCACGGAGTCGAAGCGATAATCGTCCACCACGCGGATTTCATCAACTTCGAGCCGATTCATTAG
- a CDS encoding 3-isopropylmalate dehydratase large subunit yields the protein MGKTFSEKVLSEKSGTDARAGQIVTAVPDLYLSHDNSAAISSHFAKLGCARVKHPERVLIVLDHCVPAADHKHATNHQTIRKFVAEQGIEHFHDITDGVCHQVLAEFGYARPGMLIVGSDSHTTSHGALGAFAAGIGRTETAAVWATGDLWLRVPETMRIELTGYFNPGVTAKDLSLAIIGKIGADGADYMAVEFAGPGAAALPMNDRLTLCNMTAEMGAKCGYFEADEITREYLAATGIAPSDFDCVHSDEDAAYASRLSFDLSEIVPMIAKPHTVDNVVPASELAGTKIDQVVLGTCTNGRLSDLAAAAAVLDGKKVAKSVRLLVFPASKRVFQEALKAGIIEKLSDAGAVIMNPGCGPCLGAHEGALAPGEVCLSTSNRNFKGRMGNPDSFIYLCSPITAAASAIAGKISSNWIN from the coding sequence ATGGGAAAAACGTTTTCGGAAAAGGTTCTTTCGGAGAAGTCGGGAACGGACGCACGCGCCGGGCAAATCGTGACCGCGGTTCCCGACCTGTACCTGTCCCATGACAACAGCGCGGCGATTTCGTCGCACTTCGCAAAGCTAGGGTGCGCGCGCGTCAAGCATCCGGAGCGCGTGCTCATCGTGCTCGATCATTGCGTGCCCGCGGCCGACCACAAGCATGCGACGAACCATCAGACAATCCGCAAATTCGTCGCGGAGCAGGGAATCGAGCACTTCCACGACATAACCGACGGCGTGTGTCACCAGGTGCTGGCCGAGTTCGGATATGCGCGGCCGGGAATGCTGATCGTCGGCAGCGACAGCCACACGACGTCGCACGGCGCGCTGGGCGCGTTTGCAGCAGGCATAGGACGCACCGAAACCGCGGCTGTATGGGCGACGGGAGACTTGTGGCTGCGCGTGCCGGAAACGATGCGGATAGAGTTGACCGGATATTTCAATCCGGGAGTGACGGCTAAAGACCTCTCGCTCGCGATAATCGGCAAAATCGGGGCGGACGGCGCGGATTACATGGCGGTCGAGTTCGCCGGGCCGGGCGCGGCCGCGTTGCCGATGAACGACAGGCTGACACTGTGCAACATGACGGCGGAGATGGGCGCGAAATGCGGGTATTTCGAAGCGGACGAAATTACGCGGGAATACCTGGCCGCAACCGGCATTGCGCCGTCCGATTTCGACTGCGTTCATTCCGACGAGGACGCTGCGTATGCGTCCCGGCTTTCGTTCGACCTTTCCGAAATCGTCCCGATGATCGCGAAGCCGCACACCGTGGATAACGTAGTCCCCGCATCCGAGCTGGCCGGAACGAAAATCGATCAAGTCGTGCTTGGAACCTGCACGAACGGAAGGCTTTCCGACCTTGCCGCGGCCGCGGCGGTGCTTGACGGCAAGAAGGTTGCGAAATCCGTGCGCCTGCTCGTTTTCCCGGCGTCGAAGCGCGTATTTCAAGAAGCGCTCAAAGCGGGGATAATCGAAAAGCTGTCGGACGCGGGCGCGGTGATAATGAATCCCGGATGCGGGCCGTGCCTGGGGGCGCACGAAGGCGCGCTGGCGCCGGGCGAGGTGTGCCTGTCCACGTCCAACCGCAATTTCAAGGGGCGGATGGGCAACCCGGACAGCTTCATCTATTTGTGCAGCCCGATCACCGCCGCGGCGAGCGCGATCGCGGGGAAGATTTCTTCAAATTGGATAAATTGA
- a CDS encoding DUF4258 domain-containing protein, whose product MEERKINADDVIRAIENGDESECLAENVYMVQTSVRHRKLAAVFVDRHSFLLVITVYWVGE is encoded by the coding sequence ATGGAGGAGCGCAAAATTAACGCGGACGACGTGATTCGCGCTATTGAAAACGGCGATGAATCTGAATGTCTCGCGGAAAACGTTTATATGGTGCAAACTTCTGTGCGTCATAGGAAATTGGCAGCGGTTTTTGTGGACAGGCACAGCTTTTTGCTGGTAATTACGGTATACTGGGTGGGTGAGTGA
- a CDS encoding DUF2283 domain-containing protein, whose protein sequence is MRITFDKEADAVYIYLKEGPVARTKDAGDGILLDEDDNGEIIGIELRRFSTRRHPDKANGLSVTVEVGS, encoded by the coding sequence ATGCGAATCACTTTCGATAAGGAAGCCGATGCAGTCTACATCTACCTGAAAGAGGGGCCGGTTGCGCGCACGAAGGACGCCGGAGATGGAATTCTCCTGGACGAGGATGATAATGGCGAAATCATCGGCATTGAACTTCGGAGATTTTCAACAAGGCGGCATCCGGACAAGGCAAACGGGCTGTCCGTAACTGTGGAAGTCGGGAGCTAA
- a CDS encoding nucleotidyltransferase domain-containing protein produces MTAREKLALHRSAILEIAERHGAENARLFGSLERGDDGPQSDVDVLGHMAKGRNFIDFVAFRQDVEELLDGKVDVVSDGGIKPPDKGSCA; encoded by the coding sequence ATGACCGCACGCGAAAAACTGGCGCTTCACCGCTCGGCGATTCTCGAAATCGCGGAGCGACACGGCGCGGAAAATGCAAGACTGTTTGGCTCCCTCGAAAGAGGAGACGACGGTCCGCAAAGCGACGTGGATGTATTGGGACATATGGCTAAGGGCAGAAATTTTATTGATTTCGTTGCATTCCGGCAAGACGTCGAAGAACTGCTTGACGGCAAAGTAGATGTTGTTTCGGATGGGGGAATAAAACCCCCAGACAAAGGATCATGTGCTTGA